The Nocardia sp. BMG51109 nucleotide sequence CTTTCCCGCCACCGCAACGGATCAGCGCTACCGACTGTGGACTCGTTCGAGTACCAGCCTGTCGGTCTCGCGGTATAGAAGCGTCCTCCTGGTGGCTGGTCGGTGCCGGCCCGGTGCCCGGGCCTGCGGGCACCGTGCCGAGGTGGGCGCGACGGGCGCACGATATCGGTGGCGCGACATGGTCACCGGGGTCGGCGGGGATTGCATCGGTGCCGACCGTCGAGTCCGATCAGCCCATGGTTTCGAGATGTGCGGCCCAGGCGACGAGCGACCGGAGATATCGCAGCACCAGGTCGTCCGGATAGGCGGCCGGGTCGTCGAGGTGGAGCCGGGCCAGCTCCTCTATGGCGGACAACAGGATTCGCGACGTCGGGCCGTCCGGATCGACCGGCATACCGGCGACGCGGGACAGGTGGCGGGCGCTCACCCGGCGGGCGTACGCGCGGCCGAGTTCGATGTGCTCGCGCAGTCCGGGTGGCGCGCCGTCGGGCGGATGCAGGATGATGCGCCAACTCACCGGTGCCGCATGGAGATACGCGAGGATGCCGCGACCGACGGCATCGACGTCGTCCTCGGGCACCGGCCGGTCGACGCTGTCCACACCGGCCAGTGCGATGGCCCGCTCGCGTTCCAGCAGCGCCGTCACCAGACCTGGCAGATCCGTGAACTGCTGGTACAGCACGGCCCGGGTGACGCCGGCGGCGCGCGCGACCCGGTCGATGCTCACGGCGGTGAAGCCCTCGGCGGCCACGATATCCCGGGTCACGTCCAGCAGTTGAGCACGCCGGCCGGCGGCCGACATGCGGCGTTTGACGGTGGGGCGCTCGGCGGTCACGGCTCCGACGGTAGCTCGAGCAGCAGGTCCACGGCTCGCGCGGCGCTCTGCACGGCACTTTCCATCGTGGCCGACCAGTCGGTGGCGGTCCAGTCGCCGGCCGGCACCAGCGTCGGAACCGACGTCCGCTGCGGCTGCCGCAGTCCGTGCGTGCCGAGCACCTGGGAGAAGGTCGCCTTGGGCATCTTGACCACCTGTGCCGCAACCACCGATCCCCGCTGCACCGGTTCGGCGGCGATGCTCAGTGCCATCCAGTCCCACAGCGCCTCCCGCGCCGCGGCCGGCATGCCGACCCGCTGGAACCACTGTTCGGTGGTGAGATCGGCCAGATCCTCCGGCCGGCGCAGGCATTGCCAGCCGAGTCGCAGTGTGGCGCGCGCGGATCGGAGCCGGTCGATCGGGCTCATGTCCGGGTGGACGCCGAGCAGGGTCCGGACCGCGCGGATGCCGGTGGTCCGCACGTCCGCCTTGCGGCCGTCCGGCCAGCGCAGCGTCCCGCCCCTGGGAAATGCGACGAACTGTCTGGTGCCGATGCTGTCGAGGTAGCGGAACAGGTGCATATAGCCGCTGGCGATCACATGCCGGCCGTTGTCGGGAACGTCGTCCACCGATTCGACCCGCATCGCCCGGGTGCGCCCGCCGAGCCGGGTGCGCCGTTCCAGCACGGTGACCTGCTTACCGGCCTCCGCCACCAGACGACCGCGGCGAGTCCGGCCAGACCACCTCCGATGACCACATACCGACGCGGATCGTCGCCCATCGCGGAAGCGAGTTGTGCCGCGAGGTCAAACGATTCGGCGAGATCGAGGGGTCCCGACCCCGGGCGTGCGACGTGCCGTTCTCGGGACGGCGTCGGCGTGGTCGTCGGCGCCGGTTGGTCAGGCCCGGCGAGTAGACCGTGGACGAGTAAGCGTCACGGTGGCGAGGTGGCGGCCGGGGGCGCCTGGCCGCTGGGCCGGGTGACGCTGCTCTGCGGATGTTGTTGCAGCAGGACGCAGGAGAACAGGGCCGTCACGGCGATCGCGATGGCCGCGACGAGCAGTTGGGTAGCGATGCCGACGAATCGCCGCCGGTCCATCGTCGCCGTCATCCGCACGCTCCTGCATTGTGATTCCGATCGTCGCTGAGGGTGTCGGACGCAGTGGTTGAAATGTTAGCAACTGAATGGCAAATAGAGCTGCCACCTGCGGATACCTCAGGCCGGAGAGGTGCCGCCGCGGCCGGGTTCCGGCTGGCAGCGCGGGCAGAAATAGATGCCCCGCTCGGACCGCGCCGCCGTGTCGTCGCCCAGCAGCCGGACCACCAGCCCGG carries:
- a CDS encoding TetR/AcrR family transcriptional regulator, which codes for MSAAGRRAQLLDVTRDIVAAEGFTAVSIDRVARAAGVTRAVLYQQFTDLPGLVTALLERERAIALAGVDSVDRPVPEDDVDAVGRGILAYLHAAPVSWRIILHPPDGAPPGLREHIELGRAYARRVSARHLSRVAGMPVDPDGPTSRILLSAIEELARLHLDDPAAYPDDLVLRYLRSLVAWAAHLETMG
- a CDS encoding FAD-dependent oxidoreductase, with translation MAEAGKQVTVLERRTRLGGRTRAMRVESVDDVPDNGRHVIASGYMHLFRYLDSIGTRQFVAFPRGGTLRWPDGRKADVRTTGIRAVRTLLGVHPDMSPIDRLRSARATLRLGWQCLRRPEDLADLTTEQWFQRVGMPAAAREALWDWMALSIAAEPVQRGSVVAAQVVKMPKATFSQVLGTHGLRQPQRTSVPTLVPAGDWTATDWSATMESAVQSAARAVDLLLELPSEP